In one Cystobacter fuscus DSM 2262 genomic region, the following are encoded:
- a CDS encoding N-acyl homoserine lactonase family protein, which yields MMKRFFSALAAFSFAALSFAAGGTASAAPSDVRMYRLDCGHMTLGDLSVMSDEGLYKNRSYDIVMSCYLIKHGNDWVLWDTGLPKKYLAGPITEGSFTTKLDRTIVDQIGELGLRPDDIKYVAVSHSHFDHSGQVDDFPNATLIIQRAELEAMADTERASSHYIVGELFSSHVSGKDLKRVRVVDGDVDLFGDGTLTTIQTPGHTPGSMALLLKLDNAGYHVLSGDQWHFRENYERHQVPTWNYDHDETIASGKKLDAVIARTHAKLIIQHEPADNKKLPTAYGQERGRVEGRAGAEGPKEGR from the coding sequence ATGATGAAACGCTTCTTTTCCGCACTTGCCGCATTTTCCTTCGCCGCCCTGTCCTTCGCCGCCGGTGGGACAGCGTCCGCCGCCCCGTCCGACGTCCGGATGTACAGGCTGGACTGCGGCCACATGACGCTCGGCGACCTCTCGGTCATGTCCGATGAAGGGCTGTACAAGAATCGTTCCTACGACATCGTCATGTCGTGCTACCTGATCAAGCACGGCAACGACTGGGTGCTGTGGGATACCGGGCTGCCGAAAAAATACCTGGCCGGCCCCATCACCGAGGGCAGCTTCACGACCAAGCTCGACCGCACGATCGTCGACCAGATCGGCGAGCTCGGACTGCGTCCCGACGACATCAAGTACGTCGCCGTCTCGCATTCGCACTTCGACCACTCCGGCCAGGTCGACGACTTCCCGAACGCCACCCTGATCATCCAGCGCGCCGAACTCGAGGCCATGGCCGATACGGAGAGAGCATCCAGCCACTACATCGTGGGCGAACTGTTCAGCTCGCATGTTTCGGGTAAGGACCTGAAGCGGGTACGGGTCGTCGACGGCGACGTCGATCTCTTCGGCGACGGTACGCTCACGACGATCCAGACGCCGGGCCATACGCCGGGCAGCATGGCGCTGCTGCTCAAGCTGGACAATGCCGGATACCACGTGCTGTCCGGCGACCAGTGGCACTTCAGGGAGAACTACGAGCGTCACCAGGTCCCGACATGGAACTACGACCACGACGAGACGATCGCATCCGGCAAGAAGCTCGACGCGGTGATCGCCCGGACGCATGCGAAGCTGATCATCCAGCACGAGCCTGCCGATAACAAGAAGCTGCCGACGGCGTATGGGCAGGAGAGAGGCCGTGTTGAGGGGAGGGCTGGTGCAGAGGGGCCGAAGGAGGGCCGCTGA
- a CDS encoding nitroreductase, with product MREHLIDPMAKAPSKTMLSFHEAVRARRSFREFRSEPLPHATLLELVEDAQWAPSNCNTQPWSVHIVSGEKLSQLSALLHAKNDAEEFTPDFGFDMGAFYGNYSARKDEQGKFYYESLGVARSDKEGRRRAAALNYSFFNAPHVALLFMPSFGDNVRVAGDIGMYGQTFLLSLAARGLGGIPQTALGFFAGAIRGYLGISDEFKMLFGISFGHPSENAIKGPRLGRAPLSESVTFHG from the coding sequence ATGAGGGAACATCTGATCGACCCGATGGCGAAAGCGCCCTCCAAAACCATGCTCTCGTTTCACGAGGCGGTAAGAGCGCGACGTTCGTTTCGAGAGTTTCGCTCCGAGCCGTTGCCGCACGCAACCCTCCTGGAGCTCGTCGAGGACGCGCAATGGGCGCCGTCGAACTGCAACACCCAGCCGTGGAGCGTCCACATCGTCTCGGGGGAAAAGTTGTCCCAGCTTTCCGCCTTGCTTCATGCGAAGAACGACGCCGAGGAGTTCACTCCTGATTTCGGCTTCGACATGGGCGCGTTCTACGGGAACTACAGCGCGAGAAAGGACGAGCAGGGCAAGTTCTATTACGAATCCCTGGGCGTCGCTCGCTCTGACAAGGAAGGGCGCAGACGCGCCGCCGCGCTCAACTATTCGTTCTTCAACGCTCCTCACGTCGCGCTGCTCTTCATGCCGTCCTTCGGCGACAACGTTCGCGTCGCGGGAGACATCGGGATGTACGGGCAGACCTTCTTGTTGTCGCTCGCGGCCCGTGGCCTCGGCGGTATCCCGCAGACCGCGCTAGGATTCTTCGCGGGCGCCATCCGCGGGTATCTCGGCATCTCTGACGAGTTCAAGATGCTTTTCGGCATCTCGTTCGGTCACCCGAGCGAAAACGCCATCAAGGGACCGCGTCTGGGACGAGCTCCTTTGTCGGAGAGCGTGACCTTCCACGGTTGA
- a CDS encoding FAD-dependent oxidoreductase, producing the protein MKVLISGGGIGGFALARLLRDAGHDCLVIERAREFRPLGHFVALKAEGVAMLDRLGVREECEARALPLSGRVRFRTPGGQLLRAEHLAALNAGLGGFLPIRRADLHDVLHRRVRDDVDVRFGTEVTDFREEAGCVTVTLSDGREEWGDVLIGADGVHSKLRKRLFGESGEHLLGGSYVAIDIEVAHELELGDISAYLGRGKMVAMVPSAPGRLSVIVYHGGESLRPKLRGATATRAFFAREYNAFAPEVRTAFARIDDQSFVFVDDIKMICLDSIVRGRVGLLGDAAACPTFLSGMGSAFALQSAAVLTEALSTTSDAQAALATYSARVQPIAERLQRNARWIGSMILGRNRAVVAVRDSFLALTPRGWMMEGMRSFYSARREGARAA; encoded by the coding sequence ATGAAGGTGCTCATCTCGGGAGGTGGAATTGGCGGCTTCGCCCTCGCGCGGCTTCTCCGCGACGCGGGCCATGACTGCCTGGTGATCGAGCGGGCGCGCGAATTCCGGCCGCTGGGCCACTTCGTTGCGCTGAAGGCCGAGGGCGTGGCCATGCTCGACCGGCTTGGGGTGCGCGAGGAGTGCGAGGCCCGTGCGCTTCCGCTCTCGGGCCGGGTGCGGTTCCGCACACCGGGAGGGCAGCTCCTCCGCGCCGAGCACCTGGCCGCCTTGAACGCGGGATTGGGGGGGTTCCTCCCGATCCGGCGGGCCGATCTCCACGATGTGCTCCACCGGCGCGTGCGGGACGACGTCGACGTCCGCTTTGGGACCGAGGTCACCGATTTCCGCGAGGAGGCCGGGTGTGTGACCGTGACGCTCTCCGATGGCCGCGAGGAGTGGGGAGACGTGCTGATTGGCGCCGATGGAGTCCACTCGAAGCTGCGCAAGCGGCTCTTCGGCGAGAGCGGAGAGCACCTGCTCGGAGGCAGCTACGTCGCCATCGACATCGAGGTGGCGCATGAACTCGAGTTAGGGGATATCTCGGCGTATCTCGGCCGCGGCAAGATGGTGGCGATGGTCCCGAGCGCACCGGGGCGCCTCTCGGTGATCGTGTACCACGGCGGGGAGAGCCTCCGGCCGAAGCTCCGGGGGGCCACCGCCACGCGAGCGTTCTTCGCCCGTGAGTACAACGCATTCGCACCGGAGGTGCGCACCGCCTTCGCGAGGATCGACGACCAGAGCTTCGTGTTCGTCGACGACATCAAGATGATCTGCCTCGACTCCATCGTGCGCGGGAGGGTCGGCCTGCTGGGTGACGCCGCCGCGTGCCCCACGTTCCTGTCGGGGATGGGGAGTGCCTTCGCGCTCCAGAGCGCCGCCGTGTTGACCGAGGCGCTGAGCACCACCTCCGACGCCCAGGCCGCGCTCGCTACCTACTCGGCCCGCGTGCAACCCATCGCCGAGCGGCTCCAGCGCAATGCCCGGTGGATCGGGTCGATGATCCTCGGACGGAACCGGGCGGTGGTGGCGGTTCGCGATTCCTTCCTCGCGCTCACGCCTCGTGGCTGGATGATGGAGGGGATGCGAAGCTTCTACAGCGCGCGCCGCGAGGGCGCTCGGGCCGCGTGA
- a CDS encoding J domain-containing protein, protein MRACPCCMKMLTPGILGFGGRRLTGHCEACGDAVCQACLGLHVLEAGVFRKRAGMSGQERGHVKGRVCRSCLWEVLTDRGETPPFAAPRGQRERAARAAREACAHPDVKPCMGFCPACGDEVPWEAEHGNPSCDVCGAPSHQRFNCCWACGESFDEENEPSPVARGYRLEFDCDSSECRGKLAWLMPHCPWCGEAKRWEHAEAGGLECVECESRLDRAWAFCVRCGEEAPLPDDCPRCGLGLDEASSAARCEQCHHLVCGDCCDLRAVPAESGVRHARLLCSECGAGFAPADAADDEEVEPEVEAEAEPGPREEAPPEAPPPSPWEVLGVVPGAPLAEVKRAYLALVAGYHPDKVAQLGPKLQALAQEETRRIIEAWEQVRKQARPGA, encoded by the coding sequence ATGCGAGCCTGTCCGTGCTGCATGAAGATGCTGACGCCCGGCATCCTGGGGTTCGGGGGCCGACGCCTCACCGGGCACTGCGAGGCCTGTGGCGACGCCGTCTGCCAGGCGTGCCTGGGCCTCCACGTGCTGGAGGCCGGCGTCTTCCGCAAACGCGCGGGCATGTCCGGACAGGAGCGCGGGCACGTGAAGGGACGGGTGTGCCGCTCCTGTCTGTGGGAAGTCCTGACGGACCGGGGCGAGACGCCGCCCTTTGCGGCGCCTCGGGGACAACGCGAGCGCGCCGCTCGGGCCGCGCGGGAGGCCTGCGCCCACCCGGACGTGAAGCCGTGCATGGGCTTCTGCCCCGCCTGTGGTGACGAGGTCCCGTGGGAGGCCGAGCACGGCAACCCGTCCTGTGACGTCTGCGGCGCGCCCTCGCATCAGCGCTTCAACTGCTGCTGGGCCTGCGGCGAGTCGTTCGACGAGGAGAACGAGCCCTCCCCTGTCGCGCGGGGGTACCGGCTGGAGTTCGACTGTGACTCCAGCGAGTGCAGGGGGAAGCTGGCGTGGCTCATGCCGCACTGTCCGTGGTGTGGCGAGGCGAAGCGCTGGGAGCACGCGGAGGCTGGCGGCCTGGAGTGCGTGGAGTGCGAGAGCCGCCTCGACCGGGCGTGGGCCTTCTGCGTGCGCTGTGGCGAGGAGGCACCGCTGCCCGACGACTGTCCCCGGTGTGGGCTGGGGCTGGACGAGGCCTCCTCCGCCGCCCGCTGCGAGCAGTGTCACCACCTCGTGTGCGGAGACTGCTGTGACCTTCGCGCCGTCCCGGCGGAGTCCGGGGTGCGGCACGCACGGCTGCTGTGCTCCGAGTGTGGAGCGGGCTTCGCGCCGGCCGACGCGGCGGATGACGAGGAGGTCGAGCCCGAGGTGGAGGCCGAGGCCGAGCCTGGGCCGCGCGAGGAGGCTCCGCCGGAAGCACCACCGCCCTCGCCGTGGGAGGTGCTCGGCGTCGTGCCCGGAGCGCCGCTGGCGGAGGTGAAGCGGGCCTATCTGGCCCTGGTGGCGGGGTACCATCCCGACAAGGTCGCCCAGCTCGGGCCCAAGCTGCAGGCGCTGGCCCAGGAGGAGACGCGCCGCATCATCGAGGCCTGGGAGCAGGTCCGGAAGCAGG
- a CDS encoding transposase, producing MGWPLRMFQEEGLYFVTSRCYQGRLLLRPSAEMNEVVGGVLARAVQQSAGTVRLHAFTFASNHFHLLVWARGAALASFMQYLRANLSKKVGRLVDWSGGFWERRYSAEPVLDDTALVGRLRYVLAHGVKEGLVERSAEWPGLTCLPQLLGPARRLFRWFNWTKRWSKRGSEELAVGEGRFAEEWAEPVELEVAPLPCWKGLGEEERQRAVRALVEEVEVEARARNKPVLGARAVRAQHPHTRPEHLKRSPRPLGHASTRQALRELREQYRGFVAAFREAAARWGRGDFAAPFPPFSFPPRVVPERVARVL from the coding sequence ATGGGCTGGCCGTTGAGGATGTTCCAGGAGGAGGGTCTCTATTTCGTCACGTCCAGGTGCTACCAGGGACGGCTGTTGCTGCGTCCCAGCGCGGAGATGAACGAGGTGGTGGGAGGCGTACTGGCGCGAGCCGTCCAACAGAGCGCGGGCACCGTCCGGCTGCACGCGTTCACCTTCGCTTCCAACCACTTCCACCTGCTGGTGTGGGCGCGGGGAGCCGCGCTCGCCTCCTTCATGCAGTACCTGAGAGCCAACCTGTCCAAGAAGGTGGGGAGGCTGGTGGACTGGAGCGGCGGCTTCTGGGAGAGGCGGTACTCGGCGGAGCCGGTGTTGGACGACACGGCGCTGGTGGGCCGGCTGCGCTACGTACTGGCCCACGGGGTGAAGGAGGGGCTGGTGGAGAGGAGCGCCGAGTGGCCGGGCCTGACGTGTCTGCCGCAATTGCTGGGGCCGGCGCGGCGGCTGTTCCGGTGGTTCAACTGGACGAAGCGCTGGAGCAAACGGGGAAGCGAGGAGCTGGCAGTGGGGGAGGGGCGCTTCGCCGAGGAATGGGCCGAGCCGGTGGAGTTGGAAGTAGCGCCCCTGCCGTGCTGGAAGGGACTGGGGGAGGAAGAGAGGCAGCGTGCGGTGCGGGCACTGGTGGAGGAAGTGGAGGTAGAGGCGCGCGCGAGGAACAAGCCCGTCCTCGGGGCGAGAGCGGTGAGGGCCCAGCACCCGCATACCCGGCCTGAGCACCTCAAGCGCAGCCCGCGACCTCTGGGGCATGCCTCCACGCGCCAGGCCCTGCGGGAGTTGCGTGAGCAGTACCGTGGCTTCGTCGCGGCGTTCCGAGAGGCGGCGGCTCGCTGGGGGCGGGGGGATTTCGCGGCGCCCTTTCCGCCTTTCTCCTTCCCGCCGCGGGTTGTGCCAGAGCGTGTCGCTCGAGTTCTTTGA
- a CDS encoding MarR family winged helix-turn-helix transcriptional regulator: MARALPESRHSVGKQLSFALYGAANRMIRMHKPFLEPLGLTFPQYLVMLELFEGTPRTIGELGAKLGMDTGTITPLLKRLEASGLVTRTRDSNDERRVLVDLTPAGEALREDVWGVSGKIKSACRLTDREMAELRDTLDGLARSPGE; this comes from the coding sequence ATGGCCCGCGCTCTTCCGGAGTCTCGACACTCAGTAGGCAAGCAGCTCTCGTTCGCCCTTTACGGTGCCGCCAACCGGATGATCCGGATGCACAAGCCGTTTCTCGAGCCGCTGGGCCTCACCTTTCCCCAGTACCTGGTGATGCTGGAACTCTTCGAAGGTACGCCGCGCACGATTGGAGAGCTCGGCGCGAAGCTGGGCATGGACACCGGGACCATCACCCCTCTACTCAAGCGCCTCGAAGCTTCCGGTCTGGTCACGAGGACGCGCGACTCGAATGACGAGCGGCGCGTCCTCGTGGACCTGACGCCCGCCGGAGAGGCGCTTCGAGAGGACGTTTGGGGCGTCTCCGGCAAGATCAAAAGCGCTTGCCGGCTCACCGACAGGGAAATGGCCGAACTCAGGGACACGCTCGACGGCCTTGCTCGCTCGCCCGGCGAGTAA
- a CDS encoding LysR family transcriptional regulator codes for MQAAIGASMQDISAFVAVAQTGGFTSAAERLGTNKSSVGKAVQRLERHLGTRLFQRTTRAVRLTEDGEVYLAAALAALGHLRDAEQSLAAHRAEPVGRVRVDMPTGFGHLVLPTLGRLRERHPRVTVEMATADRMSDPVAGGWDIVVRIGHLPPDSDMAVRKICDTKLALYAAPSYLAARGAIASIEDLQRHDTLLFRSYTGQVRGWSLLDDGARRELMPVPAMILGDGHALVEAAVLGFGVAQMLDRFVQPHVAAGRLVHVLPEADAPGPPAHALIPVGHRMTAKTRVVLDHIVETLRR; via the coding sequence GTGCAAGCAGCGATCGGCGCATCCATGCAGGACATCAGTGCCTTCGTCGCGGTGGCGCAGACCGGCGGCTTCACCAGCGCGGCCGAGCGGCTCGGCACCAACAAGTCGAGCGTCGGCAAGGCGGTGCAAAGGCTGGAGCGGCACCTGGGTACCCGCTTGTTCCAGCGCACCACGCGCGCGGTACGCCTGACCGAGGATGGCGAGGTCTACCTGGCCGCCGCGCTCGCGGCGCTCGGGCACCTGCGCGATGCGGAGCAGTCACTGGCGGCGCACCGCGCCGAACCGGTGGGCCGCGTCCGGGTCGACATGCCGACGGGTTTCGGGCACCTGGTCCTGCCGACGCTGGGCCGGTTGCGCGAACGCCATCCCAGAGTCACCGTCGAAATGGCCACGGCCGACCGCATGTCCGATCCGGTGGCCGGAGGCTGGGACATCGTCGTGCGCATCGGCCACCTTCCGCCCGACAGCGACATGGCGGTACGTAAAATCTGCGACACGAAGCTGGCGCTGTATGCCGCGCCCTCGTACCTTGCCGCGCGCGGCGCCATCGCGTCGATCGAGGATCTGCAGCGCCACGACACGCTGCTGTTCCGCAGCTATACCGGGCAAGTGCGCGGCTGGTCCCTGCTCGACGATGGCGCGCGCCGCGAGCTCATGCCGGTACCCGCGATGATCCTGGGCGACGGGCATGCGCTGGTCGAAGCCGCCGTGCTGGGATTCGGCGTCGCGCAGATGCTCGACCGGTTCGTCCAGCCCCATGTGGCGGCCGGCCGCCTGGTCCACGTGCTGCCCGAAGCGGACGCGCCGGGGCCGCCCGCCCATGCCCTGATCCCGGTGGGCCACCGCATGACCGCCAAGACCCGAGTGGTGCTCGACCACATCGTCGAGACGCTGCGGCGGTAG
- a CDS encoding ketopantoate reductase family protein, whose protein sequence is MAESNTASVCIVGAGSMGVLAGYHLKLAGAAVTFLVRPHRLEQLSRPQVLYSYDDNSLKTYSGYELLTDPARLAGTSFDFVVITMDGAALRAEAGVKVVDEIGRAFRGTSTAVILGSVGIDLRAWFLERSGLAGAQVINGVMANLAYEVPAATMPVHPGVKPDLLAHADYAYRHPSPVGFVVDRTVPQVAHDFAALYDRSGVSRCSVISPDEYKLSVALFATLAAWELLDWPAARDINPTDETWRLGNDAMREFQRLSVFGSAGLVASEQTNAETTLEFFRQQEESALPLDVAAFNRYHHGGKVNGQDHGILREALSRGEAEGVEMPALRALVARLPKR, encoded by the coding sequence GTGGCTGAATCAAATACCGCTTCCGTTTGCATCGTTGGCGCCGGTTCGATGGGCGTCCTCGCGGGCTATCACCTGAAATTGGCAGGCGCAGCCGTCACCTTCCTGGTGCGGCCTCATCGCCTGGAGCAATTGTCCAGGCCGCAGGTGCTTTACTCCTACGACGATAACAGTCTGAAAACCTATTCCGGCTACGAGCTGCTCACCGACCCGGCCAGGCTGGCGGGAACATCGTTCGACTTCGTGGTCATCACGATGGACGGAGCGGCGCTTCGCGCGGAAGCTGGCGTGAAGGTTGTGGACGAGATCGGACGCGCCTTTCGGGGTACGTCGACGGCAGTCATCCTCGGCAGCGTGGGCATCGATCTCAGGGCGTGGTTCCTCGAACGGTCCGGGCTCGCGGGGGCACAGGTGATCAATGGCGTTATGGCCAACCTCGCCTACGAGGTGCCGGCCGCGACGATGCCGGTGCATCCCGGCGTCAAGCCGGACCTGCTCGCGCACGCTGACTATGCCTATCGGCATCCCTCTCCGGTCGGCTTCGTCGTCGATCGCACCGTGCCGCAGGTGGCGCATGATTTCGCGGCGCTGTACGACCGCAGCGGCGTCTCGCGGTGCAGCGTGATTTCGCCGGACGAGTACAAGTTGTCCGTCGCACTGTTCGCGACCTTGGCCGCGTGGGAACTGCTGGATTGGCCCGCGGCCAGGGACATCAACCCGACTGACGAGACGTGGCGGCTCGGTAACGACGCCATGCGAGAGTTTCAGCGCTTGTCGGTCTTCGGCTCCGCGGGCCTCGTCGCCAGCGAGCAGACCAATGCCGAAACGACCTTGGAGTTCTTCCGGCAGCAGGAGGAGAGTGCCCTGCCGCTCGATGTGGCAGCCTTCAACCGATATCACCACGGCGGCAAGGTCAACGGCCAGGACCATGGAATATTGCGTGAAGCGCTGAGCCGCGGAGAAGCGGAGGGTGTCGAAATGCCCGCTCTTCGCGCGCTGGTTGCGCGACTGCCAAAAAGGTAA
- a CDS encoding amidohydrolase family protein — protein sequence MFSRRLLAVVGVVLLWSLSEPARAQAPDSQGPARLALRAARLFDGKNARLLPDAVVLVEGASIQAVGTRLPIPPGTRVIDLGDVTLLPGLVDAHSHLLLEVPLDSAGSLLDYVARTSTAERALLGAKLGREMLEAGFTTVRDLGNSGRNGDVALRKAIQEGWVTGPRLSACTRALAPPGGQMDTLQPLAQGLIEEEYATVSGVEAARRAVRQALYDGADCIKVIVDNGPNLLTLEELKAITEEAHRRKRPVAAHATNDDSVRLAVQAGVDSVEHAYSLPEDVLATMARKRIFLVPTDTAAADCVSVGATAADPELRRRLEERCKKGIARQHERLRRAAAAGVPLAAGSDMYGAIPGLTRGQASRRVLTAYAEAGLSPVDILRMATVNAAELLRLHDRLGSLEAGKLADVLAVKGDLLKDLGALEQVRFVMKEGRVVLDARAGEGQAEGSVR from the coding sequence ATGTTTTCCAGGCGATTGCTGGCGGTCGTTGGAGTGGTGCTGCTCTGGAGTCTCTCGGAGCCCGCCCGGGCCCAGGCGCCCGACTCCCAGGGGCCCGCGCGCCTCGCGCTGCGCGCCGCGAGACTCTTCGACGGGAAGAACGCCCGGCTCCTGCCGGACGCGGTCGTCCTCGTCGAGGGAGCGAGCATCCAGGCCGTGGGCACCCGCCTCCCCATTCCTCCGGGAACGCGGGTCATCGACCTGGGCGACGTCACCCTCCTGCCAGGGCTGGTGGACGCGCACTCGCACCTGCTGCTGGAGGTCCCGCTGGACAGCGCTGGCTCCCTCCTGGACTACGTGGCCCGGACGAGTACCGCCGAGCGCGCGCTGCTGGGCGCGAAGCTGGGCCGCGAGATGCTGGAAGCCGGCTTCACCACGGTGCGCGATCTGGGCAATTCCGGTCGGAATGGGGACGTGGCGCTGCGCAAGGCCATCCAGGAGGGCTGGGTGACGGGGCCGCGCCTCTCCGCGTGTACCCGCGCGCTCGCGCCGCCCGGGGGGCAGATGGACACGCTCCAGCCGCTGGCGCAGGGCCTCATCGAGGAGGAGTACGCCACCGTCTCGGGCGTGGAGGCGGCCCGGCGCGCGGTGCGGCAGGCGCTCTATGACGGCGCGGACTGCATCAAGGTCATCGTCGACAACGGCCCCAACCTGCTCACCCTGGAGGAACTGAAGGCCATCACCGAGGAGGCGCACCGCCGCAAGCGCCCGGTGGCGGCGCACGCCACGAACGACGACAGCGTGCGCCTCGCGGTCCAGGCGGGAGTGGACTCCGTCGAGCACGCGTACTCGCTGCCCGAGGACGTGCTGGCGACCATGGCGCGCAAGCGCATCTTCCTGGTGCCCACCGATACCGCGGCGGCGGATTGCGTCAGCGTCGGGGCGACGGCGGCCGACCCGGAGCTCCGGCGCCGCCTGGAGGAGCGCTGCAAGAAGGGCATTGCCCGGCAGCACGAGCGCCTCCGTCGCGCGGCGGCCGCGGGAGTGCCGCTCGCCGCGGGCTCGGACATGTACGGGGCGATACCGGGGCTGACGCGGGGACAGGCCAGCCGGCGGGTGCTCACCGCCTATGCCGAGGCGGGCCTGTCACCGGTGGACATCCTGCGCATGGCGACGGTGAACGCGGCGGAGCTGCTTCGCCTGCACGACCGGCTCGGCTCCCTCGAAGCCGGCAAGCTCGCGGACGTGCTCGCGGTGAAGGGGGACCTGCTGAAGGACCTGGGCGCGCTGGAGCAGGTCCGGTTCGTCATGAAGGAGGGCCGGGTGGTGCTGGACGCCCGGGCCGGGGAAGGACAGGCCGAGGGCTCCGTGCGCTGA
- a CDS encoding TetR/AcrR family transcriptional regulator, producing MPLERFYKLPEARRAELLRIALHEFTEKGIEGASLNAILAKAGLSKGAYYYYFVDKEDLFTAVAEDMYDRLEAQLPPLLPQQPVSAEEFWPSLEQTFSAWLVAASKFPELLGAFRQLSQQLRASPRLAPMLRRRQEEQFRSVIQLGRKLGCVRTDLPVELLVSLMVVSDSVLDEALVASRKTLSEAVVRKHARVVFDTYQRLLCP from the coding sequence ATGCCCCTCGAACGGTTCTACAAACTTCCCGAGGCCCGGCGCGCCGAGCTGCTGCGCATCGCGCTCCATGAGTTCACGGAGAAGGGAATCGAGGGGGCCTCGCTCAATGCGATCCTCGCGAAGGCGGGCCTGAGCAAGGGGGCCTACTACTATTACTTCGTGGACAAGGAGGACCTCTTCACGGCCGTCGCGGAGGACATGTACGACCGCCTGGAGGCGCAGCTTCCGCCGCTTCTGCCCCAGCAGCCGGTGAGTGCCGAGGAATTCTGGCCGAGCCTGGAGCAGACCTTCTCGGCCTGGCTGGTGGCGGCTTCCAAATTCCCCGAGTTGCTCGGCGCGTTCCGTCAGCTCAGCCAGCAATTGCGCGCGAGCCCGAGGTTGGCCCCGATGCTGCGTCGTCGGCAGGAGGAGCAGTTCCGCTCGGTCATCCAGTTGGGCCGCAAGCTCGGTTGCGTGCGCACGGATCTCCCGGTCGAGCTCCTGGTCTCGCTGATGGTGGTGAGCGACTCCGTGCTCGACGAGGCGCTCGTCGCCAGCCGCAAGACGTTGAGCGAGGCCGTCGTGCGCAAGCACGCGCGGGTGGTGTTCGACACCTATCAGCGCCTGCTGTGCCCTTGA